In the Pseudonocardia sediminis genome, GCCCGGCGCGGACCGTGCTGACCGAGCTCGGCCCGGACCACGACGCCGTGCGGCCGCAGGACCGCGACGGCGTGCTGTTCGACCTCGGGCTGGGCACCCCGGCCGTCGAGGCGTGCGTGCGGACGTCGGACCCGTCGTTGCTGGCCACGCTGCGCGGGTTCGCCGGGTCGCCGGTGTTCGACAGCGGAGCGGCGGGCGCGCTGGTCGCGGACTCGCCGCACCGGGTGTTCCGCGGACCGGCCGGACGCGCCGAGGTGTTCGCCCCGATCCCGCCGCCGGACGGGCGCTCCCCCGACGGCCCGCACACCCACCTGCTGCCGCACCTGCTCGCCCGCGGCCGCACGCACGCCTCGACGGTGCCGATCCCGGCCGGGTACGTCCCGGTCGCACACCTCTACCCGGCGCACCCGCTGTTCGGCCCGCTCGGCCGTCCGCACGCCTTCGACGCCGAGGCCGACGCGGCGTTCGCCGAGATCCTCGACGAGTTCGGCGCGCCCGAGCTGGTCGAGCTCGAACGCGACGTCGTCGCCGCCGTCCGCGGCGGGGACGGCCCGGACGCCATCACCGTCCCGCCGACGGCGCAGTGCCGGGCGACGGTGGCCGTCACCCTGCGCCGTCTCGCCCAGATCGAACCGCACCTGCCGTCGCTGCAGCGCTGGCGCCCGCACCGTTCCGCGGCCGACGGCGAGCACGACCCGGACGGCGACCGCAACGGCGGCTGAGCGCCCGGCCGGTCCGGACGGGCTCAGACGTCGTCGACGAGGTCGGCGACCGAGGACACCACGCGGGTCGGGCGGAACGGGAAACGGTCGATCTCCTCGGCCTGGGTGATGCCGGAGAGCACCAGCACCGTGCGCATCCCGGCCTCGAGACCGGCCAGGATGTCGGTGTCCATCCGGTCGCCGATCATGATCGTCGACTCGGAGTGCGCGCCGAGGCGGTTCAGGGCGGCGCGCATCATCAGCGGGTTCGGCTTGCCCACGAAGTACGGGTCGGTCCGGGTCGCCTTGGAGATCATCGCGGCGACGGAGCCGGTCGCCGGCAGCAGCCCTTCCGGCGACGGGCCGGTGGCGTCCGGGTTCGTCGCGACGAACCGGGCGCCGTTCTCGATCAGCCGGATCGCGGTGGTGATCCCGGAGAAGCTGTAGGTGCGGGTCTCGCCCAGCACCACGTAGTCCGGGTTCGAGTCGGTGATCACGTACCCGACGTCGTGCAGCGCGGTCGTCAGCCCGGCCTCGCCGATCACGTAGGCGCTGCCGCCCGGGCGCTGCTCGTGCAGGAACGCCGCGGTGGCCAGCGCCGAGGTCCAGATCGCCTCCTCGGGCACCTCCAGGCCGGTGGCCTGCAGCCGGTAGCGCAGGTCGCGCGGGGTGTGCATCGAGTTGTTCGTCAGGACCAGGAACGGCACGCCCTTGTCCCGCAGGCGCCCGAGCAGGGTGTCGGCGCCCGGGACGAGACGGCCCTCGCGGACGAGGACACCGTCCATGTCGGTCATCCAGCATTCGATCGGTTTGTGCTCGGCCACGTGCGCGACCCTAGCCCGGATCCGGCTTCGGTCCCGGGTTCAGGCGGCGGGCTGGCACGTCGGGCACCAGAACAGGTTGCGGGCCTGGTGGGTGGCCGTGAGAACCGGCGTGCCGCAGACCAGGCACCCCATCCCGGTGCGCCGGTAGACGTAGACCTCGCCGCCGTGGCGGTCCTTGCGGCCGGGCTCGCCGCGACGGCGCGGGTCGTGCTCGCGCGCGACGGTGTCGATGCGGCCCTTGCGGACGCCGTCGCGCATCAGGGCGACGAGGTCGGTCCACATCGCGTCCCACGTCTCCCGGTCGAGGTGCGTCCCCGGCAGCTGCGGGTCCAGGCCGTGGCGGAACAGCAGCTCCGCGCGGTAGACGTTGCCGACCCCGGAGACGACGGCCTGGTCCATCAGCAGCGTGGCCAGCGGCGAGCGGGACCGCGAGATCCGCGCCCACACCTTGTCCGGGTCGGCGTCGCGGCGCAGCGGGTCCTCCCCGAGCCGCGCCCGCAGCGCGCGGGCCTCGGCGCCGGTGATCAGCTCGCACGCGGTCGGCCCGCGCAGGTCGGCGTAGTGGGTCTCGCCGACGAGCCGCATCCGCAGCTGGCCGCGCGGCTCGGGCGGCATCCCTCCCGGCTCCAGCTCGGCCTCGACGAACGTGCCGTAGAGACCGAGATGCACGTGCACCACCCGGTCCGGTCCGAAGCGATGGAACAGGTGCTTGCCGTGCGCCTCGGCGCGGGTCATCACCGCGCCGTCGAGCAGCGCGGCGGAGTCGGCGAAGCGGCCCTGCGGGCTCGACACCGCGACCGGACGGCGGGCGAACAGCTTCTGGTGCAGCCGCGCCAGACGGTGCAGCGTGTGGCCCTCGGGCATCAGCTCGCCGGGAGCTCGATCTCGCCGGTGCGCTCGAACGCGGCGACCTGGTCGATCCGGCGCTGGTGGCGCTCGTCGCCGGAGAAGTCCGTGGTCAGGAACGTCTCGACGATCACCAGCACCTCCTCGAACATGTGCTGGCGGGCGCCGATGCCGACGACCTGCGCGTTGTTGTGCTCCCGGGCCAGACGCGCGGTCTCCTCGTTCCACGCCAGCGCGGCGCGGATGCCGGGCACCTTGTTCGCGGCGATCTGCTCGCCGTTGCCGGAGCCGCCGATCACGATGCCGAGGCCCTCGGGGTCCTCGACGACCTGACGGGCCGTCTCGATGCACCAGGCCGGGTAGTCGTCGCTCGCGTCGAACGTCGGCGCACCGACGTCGACCGTCTCGATCCCCTGCCCGGACAGGTGCTCGATCAGCTTCGCCTTCAGCTCGAATCCGGCGTGGTCACTGCCCAGGTAGACGCGCACGGAAGGATCCTCTCTCATGCAGGTCGCGGGTGTGGACGGGGTCCCCGACGGATGGGTCGTGTGCGTGCTGCGCGACGCCGGCACCCCGGAGGTGACGGTGTCGTGGACGGTCGAGCCCGACGCCGCCGCGGTGCTCGCCCGGACCCGGGACTGCGACGCGGTGGGCCTCGACATCCCGATCGGCCTGCCGTCCGGGACGGCACGGCGGGCCTGCGACGTCGAGACGGCGGCGCGACTGGGCCGGGCCCGGTCGTCGGTGTTCCCGGCGCCGCCGCGGGAGGTCCTCGCCGCACGCACCCACGCCGAGGCCTGCGTCGTCGCGCGGGAGGTCACCGGGAAGGCGATCAGCCTGCAGACGTTCCACATCGGGGCCAAGATCCGTGAGTGGGACGCGCTCGACGCCGTCCCGGACACCGTCGTCGAGGCCCATCCGGAGCTGTCGTTGCGCACCCTCGCGCCGGACATCGAGTTCGTGCCGAAGAAGACCGCCCGCGGGCTGGGCCAGCGGATCGCCGCCCTGGCCCGGTGGGTGGACCCGGCGGTCGCGCTGGCCGACCTGCCCGGCCCCACCCGCCTCGACGACGTCCTCGACGCCCTGGCCGTGAGCTGGACCGCCGCCCGCCGGCTGCGCGGCGAGGCCGAGATCCTCGGCGACGAGACCGACGCCCGCGGACGTCCGATGCGGGTGGTGGTGTGAGCGCCGGGGACGGAAGGTGGGTCGGGCTCGCCGACGGGGTGCTCGCACG is a window encoding:
- a CDS encoding DUF6925 family protein, with the protein product MTITRPGQLVHRHLTDTRAGWSTGTLGAIAEFVREPREPCTGVDGTRATDRGAIALSPPSHIRAVAYRTPAGPDLAWNHAVAFCVPVEQAGPARTVLTELGPDHDAVRPQDRDGVLFDLGLGTPAVEACVRTSDPSLLATLRGFAGSPVFDSGAAGALVADSPHRVFRGPAGRAEVFAPIPPPDGRSPDGPHTHLLPHLLARGRTHASTVPIPAGYVPVAHLYPAHPLFGPLGRPHAFDAEADAAFAEILDEFGAPELVELERDVVAAVRGGDGPDAITVPPTAQCRATVAVTLRRLAQIEPHLPSLQRWRPHRSAADGEHDPDGDRNGG
- a CDS encoding HAD-IIA family hydrolase, with protein sequence MTDMDGVLVREGRLVPGADTLLGRLRDKGVPFLVLTNNSMHTPRDLRYRLQATGLEVPEEAIWTSALATAAFLHEQRPGGSAYVIGEAGLTTALHDVGYVITDSNPDYVVLGETRTYSFSGITTAIRLIENGARFVATNPDATGPSPEGLLPATGSVAAMISKATRTDPYFVGKPNPLMMRAALNRLGAHSESTIMIGDRMDTDILAGLEAGMRTVLVLSGITQAEEIDRFPFRPTRVVSSVADLVDDV
- a CDS encoding Fpg/Nei family DNA glycosylase, with the protein product MPEGHTLHRLARLHQKLFARRPVAVSSPQGRFADSAALLDGAVMTRAEAHGKHLFHRFGPDRVVHVHLGLYGTFVEAELEPGGMPPEPRGQLRMRLVGETHYADLRGPTACELITGAEARALRARLGEDPLRRDADPDKVWARISRSRSPLATLLMDQAVVSGVGNVYRAELLFRHGLDPQLPGTHLDRETWDAMWTDLVALMRDGVRKGRIDTVAREHDPRRRGEPGRKDRHGGEVYVYRRTGMGCLVCGTPVLTATHQARNLFWCPTCQPAA
- a CDS encoding ribose-5-phosphate isomerase, which codes for MRVYLGSDHAGFELKAKLIEHLSGQGIETVDVGAPTFDASDDYPAWCIETARQVVEDPEGLGIVIGGSGNGEQIAANKVPGIRAALAWNEETARLAREHNNAQVVGIGARQHMFEEVLVIVETFLTTDFSGDERHQRRIDQVAAFERTGEIELPAS
- a CDS encoding DUF429 domain-containing protein, which translates into the protein MQVAGVDGVPDGWVVCVLRDAGTPEVTVSWTVEPDAAAVLARTRDCDAVGLDIPIGLPSGTARRACDVETAARLGRARSSVFPAPPREVLAARTHAEACVVAREVTGKAISLQTFHIGAKIREWDALDAVPDTVVEAHPELSLRTLAPDIEFVPKKTARGLGQRIAALARWVDPAVALADLPGPTRLDDVLDALAVSWTAARRLRGEAEILGDETDARGRPMRVVV